The Polyodon spathula isolate WHYD16114869_AA chromosome 10, ASM1765450v1, whole genome shotgun sequence genome contains the following window.
TCGATTTTAGGGAAGTCTCCCTGCCCCTCCCCCTCCACTCTTCTCATGAACTCTTATCTACTTTCCCTACACTTGAACCAAGTGGTGCAgcactgcacaattaaagatacaCATTTCCCAAACAAAAGTAATGCAATGCAAAGTCCTGGGTTGTCTGATGCCCATGAGGTGTTGTAACAATCCTATTAAACCTAAATTGCTCCTGGAGCCAAGGCTAAGCATACCAAACTCATGTCATATCTGTGTGAATAAATATTCTTGATGTCTGGTTCACTGCACAGACCTTTCATTCTCTAGAAATGTCTGGTACAGAACAAAAAAGTCAAAGTGTTATCTCATGAAACAATCATGGAACACAGGTATAAGAgatttaaatccattttttttaagttaggaAGGCTTATTATAGCAGAATGATTACTTCAGCCCCAGGCCTTTGTAAGGTAATTAAAAATTGTCTGGGGTTACAAGCCCTCGATTCTCCCAGGTGGTCATTAATCCCCAGGAAATGCTCTGGACCTTGTGACTGCTTAAGTAACACATGCGTAATAAGAATTTCCgctgctataataataattataataatgaaaataattataacaattgtaataataataataatgacatatttCAGTCATTCATTAGGTTCTTGAGAGGTATGAAAAAGACCAAGAGAAAAAAAGCAAGAGATACAAAAAAGACATGTATGTACATGCATGTATATTTCATTGTAACTGTTTGGAATGTAATCTCGCCACGGGAACCACACATGAATCTaactaataaaacataataaaacacatgaaacaTCAATCCTTTCAATAAAGTTGTTAGTCAGAACATAAAAATTCTTCAAGAAAGAATGAAGCATGGTATTTAATGCAACGCTGTTTCAATGTACAGCAACATTCTTGACCCCCAGCAACTTGTATTGATTACAACAGGCAATGAAATGGTCACAACAAGCACAACACTTAGCTGAAAAAACTAAATCCTTTCTGGGTTTACTGGCTGGTAAGAGAAGGAGACAACTAAGTGCAGCTGGGCttgcattaaaaatgcaaaaaacaggaACAACGTAAAGTGAAATTCTAGAATGATAGCCTTTCACAGAGCTTGAACCTAAATGATTAAGAAAAGCCAACAGAAAAAGGTATTTACTAAATGGAAATGAAGTATCGCTGGATCTCTAATCAAACCCCTTTCTGCCGTGAAGATTGTGCTGGATCAAGATTTTAATGAAAGGCAGATTTTTGCTCCTGAGATTttgtcaaactgtttaaagatggAGATGAGTCCTGAGTCCACTTGTAGGTTTATTAGCACTAAAAACTCCTCTTTTATGTGTATCTGTTTACAAACAGCTGGGAATAGTCCACCTGTCTGATCCCTCAAGAACAAAGCTGAAAGACTTTTTTGAAGGCCACGTCTTTGAACATGTCAAACATGCAGTCTTTCAATTGGTAGATTTTTGTAGCATTCACGGATGAGGAAATACACCAAGATTTATGAAAAAGAGACCCTGTATAAACCCTCCTTCAAACATTAGAAACAGAGAAGTAACATAATCAGATATTTGCTAATCCATATTAAACCGCAAGCCCAAGGCTTCTCTGGAGTAGAACAAGGGCAAACAACACAAATTGACAGTTTATAGGTTCTGAAAAATGCCAGCAACCCGATATGCTAGCTTGCTGAAGGTGTTCcatttcatttaaaagttaaaccACAAGGATAAACGGCCTTTTCCCACAACCTCAAATCTTAACCCACCAAAGTCTCAAGGCCAAAATCTCCCAGGGTTTTAAGAACTTTTTTGCTTCCCTATTCAACATATTTGGAAACAATGCCTAGAATTTCCAAATCTTTAGAGCAGCCAGACAGCTTTTGCTAAAGGAGAAGCacattccattttttcttttgttcaaatcttattaaattaaaattgattcCTTTACCGCTGGTTACATCAAGGCGTGGCACTTTACCAATCTTGCGTAAACAGTTGATGACGTTTGTCATACAAGACAAAGGCAATACATAATCATAAACCGTACTGAAGTGACAGTTCTCTGCCAGCCAAGTAAATCCAAACTATTTAATAACCTAGACCTTAAATACACTTTCTATCCTCTCATTAGCATGACAACgctttaactttttaatttttatttttattttaagtcgCATTAGGGCTGTCAGATGCCAACGTGTGAACACTGCTGTTTAGTTTAATACTGCTAAATGTTAAAATCATATCAGAGATGTCAGACACTAAATAAATTCATCAcatcattcatttttttgtgaCTTGAACAATGTATTTCAGTACATTCTTTAATGCTTTTACTTTTTCATTCATCCCTGCAATGTGCTCCTTTGTGAATCTTGCACAGTATAACCAGTACAGTTTAGTTTGCTACAGTTAGTGCACAAATGAAGTACTTGTAAAAGCACTACAGTACTTTAAATATAGAGATATTGGGCATGGGAAGGTGCTGTGtcatcacatttattttaaagacgtATAGTACCACTAGAGTTAGAGTCTGTGTGTGCCATACACAGTATAGTGTTATTGATCCCTCAGAATTCTTTCTTATCTATTTATATCATGCATAAACCTTTCTATGGCAGGGTGAGTGGACCCTGGCATATGTTGTTATGGTACAGACCGTGAGGAAGCCTCTACCAAGCCTGTCCATTGCTTCCTTGGGCAAAATAAGTGCACTTCCCCCATATGAAATTGTACATATTGtgttttggcagggatgggacTAAAAACCCACCCCTGCAGTATGCATTGCTGTTAATTCCCTTCCAGCTGGGCAGGCCAACCATACACGTCTGTCTCACTGGAAGACCTGACCCATTTGGAGAGGAATGAAAAAACATGTGTGGAATGTTCTCAGATTAGATTGGATAATAAATTGTCTAACCcgaccacatgtataaaaagcaCAAGCTGGGTGATCAAGAGAACAGTACCTGGTATCCTTGGCTAACAGTGCATCAAGCACTGCTTACACCTGATATAAGGTTACTTTTATTTCTAAAGTGTACCACCAGACACTAAAACAGCAATTGTTTGTGTGTGACTCCTGTTTTACTGACATGACCATCggtcacactttcatttttacatttctaactATATCATCTGAGGGTTGaactatataattttaaaaataagcaattacTCTATATAGGCTACAGTATAATAGGGTAGAATGTTTAGAAGCAAATGGAGAGTCGAGTACTTAATCCTCATTATTAGAACTAATTTACAATCGTGTCAGTCAAAGCCGGTGAAGAATGACCTaggtcaaaatgaaaaatgtgatccAAGAGGTCAAATGATGGTAATTTCTCAGGCACGCAGATGAATAGAAAAACTCTCTTATCAATGAGTTGTACTATCAGAAACTAAGATGGCTCATCTTCAAATACGAATGAAAAAACTGAATAAGCCAATTACAGTAGTACAGTTCATATTCAATATTAAATTGCAGCGATCCAATTGTAGTGTCCATATTTTTCCCTTATAAAAACTCAAATAATGGTAAATTAACACAATAAGTTTGGACTCCCCACACATTTTGTATAGTGCTCCAACATGGCTAACCATGGCTTTTGCAGTGCTTTTACCACATTTGTGCACGGTGCTATAGTTTTACCATAGTATACCACAACAAACGTTTATAAGAATTATCCatagtacattatgtttttaaCTTTCAATGCATTTCCAGTTTTTGCAAATTATTATCAATACAATGTTACTTTGATAACGGGCAAGCCATTCAaagtaatataaatatgtaaattaatcTCAGAGGCAGTTGCATAAATGCATAGCCTATAGAATGTTTAAAGGTTTTGGGCTGCAAGAATCACGAGttagtaaatatttttaagaattcATTTTCATATTACTAATTTGAAAGATAAACAAAATGGAGACAGTTGAAAAATATtctgtttgtctttgtctttgtATGTCAGCTAAgcaatatttacatttcatttaacagGTGTGGCATTCTAGAGAAATCAACTAAGTGACATAACTTATAATTTTCATTCTCTTTGTGATTGTGTTGATAATGCCAATGATGAAATTTTATAATCCCATTTACAATTTACTGAACTTTCCAGCTCTACCCTGAACCCATTTCATTGCCACTAAATGCATTAACCCTCCTTGTTTCTTGTCGCTATGCTAAAAATGGACAGATCAAGGTTCACCCACCCATGCCAAGGTTGTTGCTTGCCATTCACTTGTTAGGTTTGTAAACAAATTCCTGTCACTTACTGACTCCCCAATGGTCATGGTTTGGAAAAGGTGTGGAAAAGACACCTGCAGACTTCAACTTGACAACACTACCTGGGTCTCAACCCTGTTTTATTAATGCTAGATAAGAAGGTATCCCTGAAAGAAAACATGGCTTTGTGAAATGATCATCTGCCAATTCAAGCTGAACTTACACTGCTCAAACTTGTTTTGCAAGACCTTCATATGTGGATAATTTCAGATCACTTTTCACTCGAATGGAATTGTTTTGGTGACCCGCAGGTGAAAATTTTAAGTTTGCTTGTAGGATCAAATTCTTAAATTGTGAAAATGAATCACATAATTAATTGTGAAatggtaatgcattttttttcacaattttttttaattcaaggttgttttttttttatgtatcacCATAAACCCATCAAATGCCTGGCTGTGCACTCCTGTGCAATTGATTTATGAGTAAACACACATTGCCTTCTCAGTATGTTTCCTAATCTCCTTGGGGGTGATACAATTTTCTATTCAGTGACCTCAGTGCTCATATCTCAAACTGTCAACATCAAGATCAGGGCACTGGCTTTACAATTCAGTTAACATCTTCCAAATCTTGGACAAAGTACAAATGTGAATGcatttgcattaatttaataGTCGCTGCTGTAATGGCTTAGTTAAGCCCTTATACTAACCTGCTGTTCGTACATGCACTTTATTTTTCAGGTTAAGAACACCAATGTGTTACTGatactacaaaaaaaatgtattggttttCAAATTATGGTGCATGACTATAAAAGTCTGAGGGCTTAAACCATCTAACGGTCCTTACTGGCAAGATCACACAATTATTAATTATATAGAACTTTGCCTTGGACTTTATCTGACATCCTTGTGTACATTTCAAATGGTTTCATAAAATGGAAATTTCCAGCTAATGGTACCCCTGAGACTGATGAGGCAGCTGCTGTGGGTAAAATCGATGTGACCCTCTAGTCAATCAGAGTTGCCATTGTACACCTTTAACAAAGGATTAAATGTGATGTCCACACATAAGGTACTTTTGGTTTGTATCAAATAATACTGTAACTCAACATTTTATACGACATAGAAAACTAATTTCCTGTAAATCCTTTTTTCCAGTATTGATCTAATTTCCTATTGCGATAATCCATCTGTTGCAAAGGAGCTCCTGATAGGAGGATAATTAGCCACAGATTTTCTTTATGGCAGTTTGTTATGTCGAACAGTGAACCAAGCAGTATAAAatacaaagggttaaacacaggatggtattactttatatatatatatccttctatCTCTAATAAAATGCTAATGCTTgtctataattaaaaaataagaaaaagcctTCCCCTGTGAATACCAGCTAGATTCTGAAACCACAATCCCTGGTGGCTTCTCTTTCAAAATTGGCAGAAGGTTTCAAGTGCTTCAAGCTACACCTTAGACTGTAGGTTCATATTTACTCAAAAAGAGACACATTGTTCATGGGCACAAGGAGAGCATATGTGGTCTCCAGCTTCTGTGATACAAGCATTCCCACATGACAAGCTTTGGCACACTCGCCACCTGGTCACGCAGGAAGAAACTATTTAAAAGCAACTGGATTAGTCAATATCATGgtgggttgttcagaggaggaacgtaaGCAAagaactgaaaatataaatacaattgctactcgtgctggatttcaACCAGCACGGTACCTGTTtatttggccactgtgccgtttttgtttgtaaaactcttttgtttaaatgtgtatttaataaataaatacgagCACATTTGCAACTCGCCCCGTAGTACCTTGCTGTGCAAGTTTACTTCATGGTCTGTGACATCAGCACTAGACCATCCTGTCCACGTGTGGTGTTATTGTGGGATCAACAGCGCCACCACATATCCAGGCCAGGAGAATTGCTACTGGTGAATtttttttaggcttttttttaaaatctttttttaaatgatagggGGAAAAGGACTGGTGAAGTGGTACTATTGTGAGTACTGAGGGAAAGAGAACCACCACCAGTGAAAGTCCAGGATTAGTGTGAGTTGTGTACACGGCGCAGCCATGTACGGCAGCAGTGCCCGCAGCCCGTTGAATTCTCCTGGGAACTGGTGGAGGTGGTCTCTGTTCCAGAGTAAGTGCTTCCATGGTGCCTCGCCTGCACTGAGCCTGGGCACCACACCATATGCTGCCTTGTTTATGCCCCCCTTCAGTCACCTGCACTAAAGAGAAAGGGGAGGAGTGACTATCCTCGGGAGAAGGCAAAAAAGCCAGTGTGAGCTCCAGAACCCACTACgggggagcccgagcatccagtgcccaagaggggggagctcAGGTGTCCAGTGCTCATGAGGGGGGAACCCGAGCCTTCAGCGCCACTGTTGCCACCGCCGGAATATCCTGCATCCCTGCCAACTGCATGGCAAGCGGGCAACTGGGAACCCTACCTCTGTGTAATTAAGATCTCGAGTTGGTGTCCCACCTGCGAGGTGTGGACACTTTCCGGCCCTCCAAGGCAAGGGGGAGAAAGAACAGCTGCCAGAGTGCCCCACACTGAGGTCAGTGTTGCTGTTATCTCCAGCGCCACTGGGAGAAGCCCCACCACCTCCACCCGCATCCATCACCTCTCAAAGGCCAGCACCTGCCATCGCCACCCGAGGGTCAGCCTCTGCCGTCACCTCCCAAGGAACCGCTAATGCTCTGTCCTGCACCGCTTAGGGATGCCAAGCCCGCACTGCCCAGGGGTGTCGGTGCTGTGGCCGCTGCCACTGCTGGTGTCACATGCTGCTGTCAGTATTTCCACTGCCAGCGTTGCCAGGGCTGTAGAACGCTGCACCTTggtcagcatttctgctgccagcattgccactgctggTTTCACGTCCGGGGGAGCCAGTATTTCCACTGCCAACTCTTAATAACTACACAAAGTATTTGGGACAAGAGGTTTATTGTTTGTTGTTCAAAGATCTCCAGATAAAAAGCAGCCTTAAAAATTGCATTAAACTAGTTTCAAGTTAATCCATTCTCATTCAACCatattgtatattaatttaataCAGCTTATGACCCTAAATTAAAGATTTTTCTATCTCACATTTATAAAACCCCCatgaaattattcttttttttactcattGAAGCTTTAAGCTGAATCTCATATCACATTTCCATTACAGAGACAATATGGTCTTACCCAGATTGTAAAAGGCAACACCAAATATTGGCTTTAGAAATTGTGATCCTATCTGTGCACACTTCTAGTACAGTTGAATCAACAGCAATTTCACTaaattaatgagaaaaaaaattcaaattgttCCGATTTTACTAGATTGAGAAATGTATTTGTCAGCCAGTTAAAGCTTCCATGAGTGTTCAGTgcacatgtctattttttttatactgaaacCAAGACTCCAGTCAGTTGCTCCTTTGTATTAATACGGTtgatttgtataatatattaaatccTCCACCGATTAGTAGTGGGTTTCTTTATGTACACAAATGGTTAGACTATTTAAATCTCAAACATTTGATTTGTGTGTATGAGACTCTTGGGATACCTGTGCTCTTTAATACAACAATGAATGCATTCATTTCAAACGTACATATAAATACCTTTTGTCCATATTTCtgtaagcaaaaataaatattacttgagtttttttttaaagctcaagTCAAACCCTAAGAAACATTCTCCTACATTATGGATTGAACAGGTGTTTGAAAATCTAAGAGGAGGAGAAAAAAAGTGCTTATCGCTTGCTTGTCAAGAATATCAATTACTGAGGATGCACAAAGGGATATGCCCCGTATCCATCACAAAGCAGTTAGTTTCCTTGTAGTTTCTTCATGACAAGGCTATCTGTAGGTGCGTTTGTGAACAGACTCCCCACAAACACATGTGTTCCCCAAAGTGAGTGCTGAATGACTTTGCAACAGCCCAGGTCCTCAATGTGGAAGCCCAAATGACGGTAACGTTCATCCGTTTCAAAGAGTGTGTTGTTTGTGTATGATCcaaagaactgtaaaaaaaaaaaaaaaaacatacatatatatatatatattttttgttcagttattTGTCGATGACTTAACATACAGAGAACTGTTCATACAGtggatatttaaaatgtaaattcgTACCATAATTATGGTTCTTTTAACTGCTcgtaccataaaaaaaaatctgattctgGAGCCATCTGGATAGGATTTCTCAAAcacataaactgttttaaaatttgagGGGGATTCACAGTTTTTCATGCATGGGTAATTAGTTATGGTAAATGCCTACCGCTAGGCCAGATGAAGGGTCTATGAAATCAGCCCAGTATCCCTCTGTCCGCAGGGCGTAACAAATCTCCTTGGCACCAttgacaaactaaaaaaaaaaaaaaagttccttttcagcaatgcaaattaaataatttcgTAAGGACACAAAACACTGAATTTTCAAAGAACAATTGTTTGTACAGGTGTCACGAATGAACGAGGCGAGGATAAATGAAGTTCTACTGTACTTACatgtaaaagaaaatgccattgtttattttgaagaacATTTAAGAGTAGGACTAAGGATACCGATAGCACAAGTTAATTGTATTAGTCTTTTACTAACTATCGTGCTAGGTTAACCTTTAGAAAACCTTTTCAATTGGCATATTTTGTACTTCAaatttataaaagtttgccaaaaTCCCTTACAAACTCACCAGAAAAGCATTATGACAGGTGATCAGCTCATATTATAGGTGGGTAATGAGGGGCATGAAAAAAAcgggtctatgacaatttatcaccaacaattcatcacaaacactTCATCAGCAGTTCATTaccaggtacaattcatcacctgcgacaattcatcacggagggtacattatcatTTCGgcacttctagtgttaaactaaaggtttgaaaagcaaacttgttatttttgttttgattttttgcttgtttgtttgttagttggatGGTCACaaactagtaaaagttagtacattatgggttttatttatgtaatttgtaagtgaatatgtactgtatctgttatgtatgatttattacagctctatttgtttttagcacagcttttatgatatattgtggccttaatcggtgagttattgtctgtgatgaattgtcgctggtgattaattgttggtgatgaaaagtctGTGATGAGATGTTTGTGacgaattgttggtgatgaaaagtgatACCGAAAAAAACGGgataccgaaaaaaaaaaaaacagggtaaagtGGAAAGGTAGTGTAAATATACAATGAAACATGAGAAGGCAGCTCATTTCAAGCACAAAAGAATAAGCTCTAACTTTATCTAGTAGCTGTTCTCGTTCCTCATCCACTTCTTCACACCAGGAGGTCATGTCTGCTTTGGTTTTCTGAGTTACTGTTACAACAGTCATACTGTTGGAAGGGGCCTCTGGAAACATTGATGCAAAGTCTAAATGACAAACCAAAATGTAACGATAATTAAGGTGAGGAGACAAATACTGGACACAAGATAAGCCCAAGGAAACGCAAGGTTTACCATTTGTTATGGTATACCCTGCCCTCTAGTGGCCTTCATGAAAAGGTTTAACAAAGATGAACACTTTTTTTCATTCCTGCTTTATTTTCAGCAATGTAGTTACATGCACATgaccttaaaataaacatttccttttGTCAGTGATTTATACTATAGTATGAGTTGAAATGAGtgtcatttacctttttttagCAGCTCTGGGCAAGTTTGTATTGCACATTCCACAtgtgcattttcaaaatatttttctgcCTTGTTGACCTGCTGGGGTCTGGGAGCAGCATCATTTTCCTGAGCAATGCAAGGTAACATAAAATGACCATCAGATCTTACAAACCTTTGTGAGTTTCCATTGTTCCATAACTGCATCAATCTACACATACTTAATACGAGTCTTTCCTTTTagatttaaaacatgtacaatttTGCTTATCAAAACTGTACTGAATCATGCTCATGTGACCTAGACCAACATGGCTGACTTACTCATAATAGGTGCTAACAGTCTGTAGACTTCAGATAACATGTTATTTACTTTAACAAACGAATGGGTAAAGATGTCCCAAAGTTTTCACTACTGTAACTAAAAGTGCTAAATATCTTTTATAGAAAGGTTCTGGATAAACAGAGGACAAGTTCAAAAACTGGGTTGGTTAGGCACATCAGCTTGGCACAGCCTCTTTGCAGACTACTCAATAAAGTAATGAGGATGTGAAGTGCGTTGGTGAACTGAGGGTTCCTGCAGAACTGTCAGCATGTGCCAAAAGATACAACATTCTAGTGGTAAAGGTTTCTGCTGATGTCACATTTAACATTCTGTGCTCAGAAACTAATTTAATCTTCATTTCACCTGAAACCCATTGACAAACTGTGCCAATATAAACTCGTGTCTCTCGCTGTTTGAGGGCTCAGCTAGAACATCCGGTACAGTCTTGTGCACTCTTTTTTTCTGATCAGCAGTACCCTCTAGGTGACTGTCAAACCCTACGTTTCCAGGCAGCTGAAAACGCTTGTCTTGAGGTCCAAACGGGCCCATTTTCTCATCAGGCCACACTGTTCTTTGACCTAGcacaaggaaataaacattttagcGCAACCTCCCAGCACCATGTGACAAAGGGAACTCCCATAGTATGCAATATGCATGTCTAAAGCAAGAACAGGAAAGACTTTCATACACCTATGCTTACTGTACTATTTGCCGATGAAGTGTAAAGAGATGAATTAGTCAAAGGTTCTCAGTAGATTACAGTTAAACTGGTAATCTTATTCATGGAAAGACTGTGTTGGGTATTTCTCAGCATCAGTCTGTTCAATCTGACATACACAGGACACCTGAACAGATACCATCCTAATAAGCATATTAAACTGCTAGTTTGGCCATCCAGAAATACAGAACATCAGAAATGTTTGTAGTGTCCCTCTTACCCATGTCAAATGGTGAAGCAGCAATATAAGGTTCATCAGAACCAGACGATCCTGCAGCAGAAAAGGTTCTGGCTCCGGCTATCCTCCCAACCAGTACATGAAGCCCTGGAAGGTAAGTCACCAGCCTGGCTCTATTACAGAGCAACTGAAATCAAAACACATACAATTACcaacagcaacaaacaaaacatggtacAGTATAACACATCAATCATTCTTCTGTTATCAGAATAAAGACACTATTTGTTGCCAGTGAAATAaacatacttttgttttgtttttggaatatGGAGTATCGTAGCTTATACATTATACTCACACTGGCCATCCTGATAGGCTTTTCTTATGTACTTCCACCTACAACAAGATCAAGAGAAAAGACCTTTGATTATTATAAGTGAAGCTGTTAAATGAATGTCATACTAACTGTACAACTGATGCCAGGCCACAGGACACATTCACAAGTCAGGCCAGCACCAAGCTTATCACAAACAGGCAACCCATTGGAGAGCTACTTTTGTGAGAGACAGTTACCTTTCTATTACCATACATTTATCAAAGAACACCAATTAACAACCTGCTGGGAACCGAACCAGGGACCTTTAAACTGCCTTCAACATTAACATGTCTGCATCAATcctaattgtgtttattttcacgTGGAGCAAAGCTCAAATGTGCATTCTCCTGTTCATGTATTGTTCCTTCCGCCCGCCCCCCATTCAGGACAGCAGTTCTCTTGTCAGTGACAGTATATTCAGGGTAGATGGGATGACAATATTTTGCAACAGGCTTTTATAATATAgttgtgtagtttattttattacatgatgttaaataaaatatctaaattatgttcgttcgttcattatatatatatatatatatatatatatatatatatatatatatatatatatatataacaggacAAAAAGGCTACCGTAAGAACAAAACTTGTACTGCACGTTTATGGCTACTAAAACCAGAATATAACTTGGGATCTGGCCccattaaatataaaatagtacTACTTTGTAGTGTTAACCTGTTCAAAAACAAAAccgtttaggttttttttttttttttaacaaaacattatataGAGGCTTGtcagacaaaaacaaagccttatagaatatatttgaGTTTACACCAAGTCACTGCCTATAATAACTCCAGATTACAGAAactgagaaaaaataaacagcttgggGAGTCGACAAAACAGCAAAGAGAAAATGGAGATATGAGAACAGAACACGGAATGTTACTATCTAACCAGTTAACGAAAGTAAACAGGTGATGTAacgttatttttcaaaataatttctaTACATATACAGCACTAATAATAACGACAACTAGTCAAAACACTTGCTTGTTCTAGCACAAATTGTAACGcgttctgtttttgtgttgttttattccttacctgtattgtttgttttgaccTCACATTTACCAATTCATTCACCCTTGTCGCGTCACCACGTTACGTGTACGTTACCAAACACGCCTCACCACGTCTACGGAGTGCCATTTGGGTCACACAGCGGAACCTcttcttttcttattttgttttagatgttTTATCGTTTGTGAGTGTTTTTACATTAGCAAAATAGTATAACTGGTCAGTGAAGTTAATACTCCATATTCCTGGAcataacaatgtattattattattattattattattattattattattattatttataccgTAATTCAAAACCTACATTCGCATTTCAACCAAACTGAAGGAGTCAAAACGAGAACATCAATATCGTTATTGTACCACTAGGGGGCAGCAAAACGCAACACGTGAAAatccttccttccttttttttttttttttttaaacaataatttagAATGGCACCTTAATTTACAAGCTCTGATTTC
Protein-coding sequences here:
- the mmadhcb gene encoding metabolism of cobalamin associated Db — its product is MASLLCNRARLVTYLPGLHVLVGRIAGARTFSAAGSSGSDEPYIAASPFDMGQRTVWPDEKMGPFGPQDKRFQLPGNVGFDSHLEGTADQKKRVHKTVPDVLAEPSNSERHEFILAQFVNGFQENDAAPRPQQVNKAEKYFENAHVECAIQTCPELLKKDFASMFPEAPSNSMTVVTVTQKTKADMTSWCEEVDEEREQLLDKFVNGAKEICYALRTEGYWADFIDPSSGLAFFGSYTNNTLFETDERYRHLGFHIEDLGCCKVIQHSLWGTHVFVGSLFTNAPTDSLVMKKLQGN